A single window of Macaca mulatta isolate MMU2019108-1 chromosome 9, T2T-MMU8v2.0, whole genome shotgun sequence DNA harbors:
- the SFTPA1 gene encoding pulmonary surfactant-associated protein A precursor (The RefSeq protein has 1 substitution compared to this genomic sequence): protein MWLCPLALTLTLMAASGAACEVKDICVGSPGIPGTPGSHGLPGRDGRDGVKGDPGPPGPMGPPGDMPCFPGNDGLPGAPGIPGECGEKGEPGERGPPGLPAHLDEELQATLHDFRHQILQTRGALSLQESILAVGGKVFSTNGQSATFDAIQEACARAGGHIAVPRSPEENEAIASFVKKYNTYAYVGLTEGPSPGDFRYSDGTPVNYTNWYPGEPAGRGTEQCVEMYTDGRWNDRNCLYNRLTICEF from the exons ATGTGGCTGTGCCCTCTGGCCCTCACTCTCACCTTGATGGCAGCCTCTGGCGCTGCGTGCGAAGTGAAGGACATTTGTGTTGGAAGCCCTGGTATCCCCGGCACTCCTGGATCCCATGGCCTGCCAGGCAGGGATGGGAGAGATGGTGTCAAAGGAGACCCTGGCCCTCCAG GCCCCATGGGTCCGCCTGGAGATATGCCATGTTTTCCTGGGAATGATGGGCTGCCTGGAGCCCCTGGTATCCCTGGAGAGtgtggagagaagggagagcCTGGCGAGAGGGGCCCTCCAG GGCTTCCAGCTCATCTAGATGAGGAGCTCCAAGCCACACTCCACGACTTCAGACATCAAATCTTGCAGACAAGGGGAG CCCTCAGTCTACAGGAGTCCATACTGGCAATAGGAGGGAAGGTCTTCTCCACCAATGGGCAGTCTGCCACTTTTGATGCCATTCAGGAGGCATGCGCCAGAGCAGGCGGCCACATTGCTGTCCCAAGGAGTCCAGAGGAAAACGAAGCCATTGCGAGCTTCGTGAAGAAGTACAACACGTATGCCTATGTGGGCCTGACTGAAGGACCAAGCCCTGGAGACTTCCGCTACTCAGATGGGACCCCTGTAAACTACACCAACTGGTACCCAGGGGAGCCCGCGGGTCGGGGAACCGAGCAGTGTGTGGAGATGTACACAGACGGGCGGTGGAATGACAGGAACTGCCTGTACAACCGACTGACCATCTGTGAGTTCTGA
- the SFTPA1 gene encoding pulmonary surfactant-associated protein A isoform X2, with the protein MRDRWSESVRAAAGAGAMWLCPLALTLTLMAASGAACEVKDICVGSPGIPGTPGSHGLPGRDGRDGVKGDPGPPGPMGPPGDMPCFPGNDGLPGAPGIPGECGEKGEPGERGPPGLPAHLDEELQATLHDFRHQILQTRGALSLQESILAIGGKVFSTNGQSATFDAIQEACARAGGHIAVPRSPEENEAIASFVKKYNTYAYVGLTEGPSPGDFRYSDGTPVNYTNWYPGEPAGRGTEQCVEMYTDGRWNDRNCLYNRLTICEF; encoded by the exons ATGAGGGACAGATggagtgagtcagtga GAGCAGCAGCTGGAGCCGGAGCCATGTGGCTGTGCCCTCTGGCCCTCACTCTCACCTTGATGGCAGCCTCTGGCGCTGCGTGCGAAGTGAAGGACATTTGTGTTGGAAGCCCTGGTATCCCCGGCACTCCTGGATCCCATGGCCTGCCAGGCAGGGATGGGAGAGATGGTGTCAAAGGAGACCCTGGCCCTCCAG GCCCCATGGGTCCGCCTGGAGATATGCCATGTTTTCCTGGGAATGATGGGCTGCCTGGAGCCCCTGGTATCCCTGGAGAGtgtggagagaagggagagcCTGGCGAGAGGGGCCCTCCAG GGCTTCCAGCTCATCTAGATGAGGAGCTCCAAGCCACACTCCACGACTTCAGACATCAAATCTTGCAGACAAGGGGAG CCCTCAGTCTACAGGAGTCCATACTGGCAATAGGAGGGAAGGTCTTCTCCACCAATGGGCAGTCTGCCACTTTTGATGCCATTCAGGAGGCATGCGCCAGAGCAGGCGGCCACATTGCTGTCCCAAGGAGTCCAGAGGAAAACGAAGCCATTGCGAGCTTCGTGAAGAAGTACAACACGTATGCCTATGTGGGCCTGACTGAAGGACCAAGCCCTGGAGACTTCCGCTACTCAGATGGGACCCCTGTAAACTACACCAACTGGTACCCAGGGGAGCCCGCGGGTCGGGGAACCGAGCAGTGTGTGGAGATGTACACAGACGGGCGGTGGAATGACAGGAACTGCCTGTACAACCGACTGACCATCTGTGAGTTCTGA
- the SFTPA1 gene encoding pulmonary surfactant-associated protein A isoform X3, with product MWLCPLALTLTLMAASGAACEVKDICVGSPGIPGTPGSHGLPGRDGRDGVKGDPGPPGPMGPPGDMPCFPGNDGLPGAPGIPGECGEKGEPGERGPPGLPAHLDEELQATLHDFRHQILQTRGALSLQESILAIGGKVFSTNGQSATFDAIQEACARAGGHIAVPRSPEENEAIASFVKKYNTYAYVGLTEGPSPGDFRYSDGTPVNYTNWYPGEPAGRGTEQCVEMYTDGRWNDRNCLYNRLTICEF from the exons ATGTGGCTGTGCCCTCTGGCCCTCACTCTCACCTTGATGGCAGCCTCTGGCGCTGCGTGCGAAGTGAAGGACATTTGTGTTGGAAGCCCTGGTATCCCCGGCACTCCTGGATCCCATGGCCTGCCAGGCAGGGATGGGAGAGATGGTGTCAAAGGAGACCCTGGCCCTCCAG GCCCCATGGGTCCGCCTGGAGATATGCCATGTTTTCCTGGGAATGATGGGCTGCCTGGAGCCCCTGGTATCCCTGGAGAGtgtggagagaagggagagcCTGGCGAGAGGGGCCCTCCAG GGCTTCCAGCTCATCTAGATGAGGAGCTCCAAGCCACACTCCACGACTTCAGACATCAAATCTTGCAGACAAGGGGAG CCCTCAGTCTACAGGAGTCCATACTGGCAATAGGAGGGAAGGTCTTCTCCACCAATGGGCAGTCTGCCACTTTTGATGCCATTCAGGAGGCATGCGCCAGAGCAGGCGGCCACATTGCTGTCCCAAGGAGTCCAGAGGAAAACGAAGCCATTGCGAGCTTCGTGAAGAAGTACAACACGTATGCCTATGTGGGCCTGACTGAAGGACCAAGCCCTGGAGACTTCCGCTACTCAGATGGGACCCCTGTAAACTACACCAACTGGTACCCAGGGGAGCCCGCGGGTCGGGGAACCGAGCAGTGTGTGGAGATGTACACAGACGGGCGGTGGAATGACAGGAACTGCCTGTACAACCGACTGACCATCTGTGAGTTCTGA
- the SFTPA1 gene encoding pulmonary surfactant-associated protein A isoform X1 — translation MEDSAEVREVKPVSQGNSEALTERRLQWSPGPRAPQSSLLFLLLSSLETPQPPARGLKRETAPGAAAGAGAMWLCPLALTLTLMAASGAACEVKDICVGSPGIPGTPGSHGLPGRDGRDGVKGDPGPPGPMGPPGDMPCFPGNDGLPGAPGIPGECGEKGEPGERGPPGLPAHLDEELQATLHDFRHQILQTRGALSLQESILAIGGKVFSTNGQSATFDAIQEACARAGGHIAVPRSPEENEAIASFVKKYNTYAYVGLTEGPSPGDFRYSDGTPVNYTNWYPGEPAGRGTEQCVEMYTDGRWNDRNCLYNRLTICEF, via the exons ATGGAAGATTCGGCTGAAGTCAGAGAGGTGAAGCCAGTTTCCCAGGGTAACAGTGAGGCACTGACAGAAAGGAGACTACAGTGGAGCCCAGGTCCCCGGGCTCCCCAGAGCTCCttactcttcctcctcctcagcagcCTGGAGACCCCACAACCTCCAGCCAGAGGCCTGAAGCGGGAGACCGCGCCAG GAGCAGCAGCTGGAGCCGGAGCCATGTGGCTGTGCCCTCTGGCCCTCACTCTCACCTTGATGGCAGCCTCTGGCGCTGCGTGCGAAGTGAAGGACATTTGTGTTGGAAGCCCTGGTATCCCCGGCACTCCTGGATCCCATGGCCTGCCAGGCAGGGATGGGAGAGATGGTGTCAAAGGAGACCCTGGCCCTCCAG GCCCCATGGGTCCGCCTGGAGATATGCCATGTTTTCCTGGGAATGATGGGCTGCCTGGAGCCCCTGGTATCCCTGGAGAGtgtggagagaagggagagcCTGGCGAGAGGGGCCCTCCAG GGCTTCCAGCTCATCTAGATGAGGAGCTCCAAGCCACACTCCACGACTTCAGACATCAAATCTTGCAGACAAGGGGAG CCCTCAGTCTACAGGAGTCCATACTGGCAATAGGAGGGAAGGTCTTCTCCACCAATGGGCAGTCTGCCACTTTTGATGCCATTCAGGAGGCATGCGCCAGAGCAGGCGGCCACATTGCTGTCCCAAGGAGTCCAGAGGAAAACGAAGCCATTGCGAGCTTCGTGAAGAAGTACAACACGTATGCCTATGTGGGCCTGACTGAAGGACCAAGCCCTGGAGACTTCCGCTACTCAGATGGGACCCCTGTAAACTACACCAACTGGTACCCAGGGGAGCCCGCGGGTCGGGGAACCGAGCAGTGTGTGGAGATGTACACAGACGGGCGGTGGAATGACAGGAACTGCCTGTACAACCGACTGACCATCTGTGAGTTCTGA